From a region of the Lactuca sativa cultivar Salinas chromosome 4, Lsat_Salinas_v11, whole genome shotgun sequence genome:
- the LOC111906266 gene encoding ATP-dependent DNA helicase Q-like 5, with product MDNSDSDSGGSHISSTPPRQPYQPPLHRRPPPQAPHTLLFSGNQQKNPKSKTKSGFSRPILRIKPSTKKTKLPPSKSTLKTDGTDPIQSPAPSAMRTPDVDPPLQTRRSSGGDSLDTIAPTETLSAELPSNIHGSSGCPSSDTIGPIEILPAELPFKIHRSSGCDSFATIRQGENLLARSSRFASIYKNRKLCLNLESTEKGIDHGLEAKIGVSDSQFGDATVIDSETIVKERPNLIGSYTSRLEHPNTPDPTCVNETLGRDVNARDSGKVVKKHPNLIPSGVYPKEQVSKPKLVNEGNFVRLNINGHGGRKKYANRIRKKNPNAYNSSRKTYKRIKRKRKGGGEGEEEQSFCEEEGFPLEEDEETETRLDSEVIEQAVLNVRHDPSDENLIKLLKLTYGYDSFRVGQLETIRFILSGKSSMVILPTGAGKSLCYQLPAMVLQGMTLVISPLVSLMFDQLKQLPPVIPGGLLCSSQTLEESAQTLRRVQEGALKVLFVSPERLLNAEFTSIFSTTSLISLVVIDEAHCISEWSHNFRPSYMRLRASILRYSLGVNCILAMTATATTKTMHDVMHSLEIPPTNLVQTEQTRDNLQLSVSLSENRMKDLMTLLKASPYTEVKSIIIYCKYQWETDTISKVLCDNNIRAKSYHSGIPAKDRRRAQEQFCLNKIRVIVATVAFGMGLDKSDVGAVIHYSLPESLEEYVQEIGRAGRDGRLSHCHLFFDDTTYFKLRSLMYSDGVDEYTVNKFLSQVFIGDSHSHSHSHSKGRICSIVKESASRKFDMKEEVILTILTRLELAEEQYLGLLPQASVTCVVNFHMTSPALLAAKDTVINAILKKSEIKDGQYVFDIPTVASSIGVQASTISNQLHIFKAKGEITYELKDPAYCYTILNFPKDICSLATDLAEWLSEVESCKVHKIDAMFNAAVFAVKTCDRRNGCSNSQHTACLQKKLLDYFNADNDNNIPNKMGQASRFLKADIKVFIQSNSHTKFTPRAIARIMHGIASPSFPSSTWSKTHFWGRYIETNFNVIMEAAKAQLIDAAGKSAV from the exons ATGGATAACTCTGATTCAGACTCCGGTGGATCTCACATCTCCTCAACGCCTCCTCGTCAACCATATCAGCCTCCTCTCCATCGCCGACCGCCACCGCAGGCACCACATACTCTTCTCTTTTCTGGTAACCAACAAAAAAACCCCAAATCGAAAACCAAATCCGGTTTCTCCCGGCCAATTTTGAGAATTAAACCATCCACCAAGAAGACTAAGCTCCCGCCTTCGAAATCTACACTTAAAACTGATGGAACTGACCCGATTCAAAGCCCCGCTCCATCCGCTATGCGTACTCCTGATGTTGACCCACCGCTTCAGACCCGCCGCTCCTCCGGTGGTGATTCGTTGGATACTATTGCTCCGACTGAGACTCTTTCAGCTGAGCTACCATCTAACATTCACGGGTCCTCCGGTTGTCCTTCGTCGGATACTATTGGTCCCATTGAGATTCTTCCAGCTGAACTACCGTTTAAAATTCACCGGTCATCCGGTTGTGATTCGTTTGCTACTATTCGTCAGGGTGAGAATCTTCTAGCTCGTAGCTCACGCTTCGCGTCAATTTATAAGAACCGTAAGCTTTGCTTGAACTTAGAATCAACCGAAAAAGGAATTGATCATGGTTTGGAAGCCAAAATCGGAGTTAGTGACAGCCAATTCGGAGATGCTACTGTCATAGACTCGGAAACAATTGTGAAGGAGCGTCCGAATTTGATTGGGAGTTATACTTCTCGATTGGAACATCCGAATACGCCCGACCCTACGTGTGTAAATGAAACCCTAGGTCGAGATGTTAATGCTAGAGATTCAGGGAAAGTTGTGAAGAAGCATCCTAACTTGATTCCGAGCGGTGTTTACCCCAAGGAGCAGGTGAGCAAGCCTAAACTTGTAAATGAAGGGAACTTTGTGAGATTGAACATCAATGGTCATGGAGGACGCAAGAAGTATGCAAACAGAATTAGAAAAAAGAATCCAAATGCTTATAATTCGAGTCGCAAGACTTACAAGAGAATCAAACGAAAACGGaaaggtggaggtgaaggagaagaggagcAGAGTTtctgtgaagaagaaggttttccaTTGGAGGAAGATGAAGAGACTGAAACGAGACTTGATTCAGAAGTGATTGAGCAGGCTGTGCTGAATGTTCGACATGATCCATCTGATGAGAATCTAATCAAGCTGTTGAAGCTTACTTATGGGTATGATTCTTTTAGGGTTGGGCAATTGGAAACTATTAGATTTATACTTTCTGGGAAATCAAGTATGGTGATTTTGCCAACTGGAGCTGGAAAGTCACTGTGTTATCAGTTGCCTGCTATGGTTCTACAGGGAATGACACTTGTCATTAGTCCATTGGTGTCACTTATGTTCGATCAACTCAAACAGCTCCCACCAGTGATTCCAGGTGGTTTATTATGTAGCAGTCAG ACACTAGAAGAGAGTGCACAAACACTTAGGCGGGTTCAAGAAGGAGCCTTGAAG GTCCTTTTTGTTTCTCCAGAGAGATTACTAAATGCAGAATTTACATCCATATTTTCTACAACTTCACTCATCTCACTTGTTGTGATTGATGAAGCCCACTGTATTTCTGAATG GTCACATAATTTCCGGCCTTCATATATGAGGCTTAGAGCATCCATACTTCGTTATAGTCTTGGAGTAAACTGCATTCTTGCAATGACAGCAACTGCAACTACCAAAACCATGCATGATGTGATGCACTCCCTTGAGATTCCTCCTACAAATCTTGTTCAAACAGAACAAACCAGGGACAACTTGCAGCTGTCTGTATCATTGAGTGAAAATAG GATGAAGGATCTTATGACATTGCTCAAGGCTTCACCTTACACAGAGGTTAAAAGCATTATAATTTACTGCAAATATCAG TGGGAAACAGATACAATCAGCAAGGTTTTATGTGATAACAATATCCGGGCAAAG AGTTATCATAGTGGGATCCCTGCTAAAGACCGAAGGCGTGCACAAGAGCAGTTCTGTTTAAACAAGATACGTGTG ATTGTTGCAACTGTGGCCTTTGGAATGGGGCTTGATAAAAGTGACGTTGGTGCT GTAATTCACTACAGTTTGCCTGAAAGCTTGGAAGAATACGTTCAG GAAATTGGACGTGCTGGACGTGATGGGCGATTATCTCATTGTCATCTCTTTTTTGATGACACAACATACTTTAAGCTAAGGAGTCTCATGTACAG TGATGGAGTAGATGAATACACAGTAAATAAGTTCCTCTCTCAAGTTTTCATCGGGGATTCACATTCACATTCACATTCACATTCAAAAGGAAGGATTTGCTCAATAGTCAAGGAATCAGCATCTCGGAAATTTGACATGAAAGAAGAG GTGATTCTGACTATCTTAACTCGCTTGGAGTTAGCTGAAGAGCAGTACTTGGGTTTACTTCCCCAAGCAAGTGTCACATGTGTTGTAAATTTTCATATG ACATCTCCAGCATTGCTTGCTGCTAAGGACACTGTGATCAATGCAATTTTGAAAAA GTCTGAAATAAAAGATGGACAATATGTGTTTGACATACCAACTGTGGCATCTAGCATTGGAGTTCAAGCTTCTACCATTTCTAATCAGTTGCACATTTTCAAG GCCAAGGGAGAAATCACATATGAACTCAAGGATCCAGCTTATTGTTACACAATCTTAAATTTCCCAAAAGATATATGTTCCTTGGCAACAGATCTGGCTGAATGGTTATCAGAAGTCGAGAGTTGCAAG GTGCATAAAATAGACGCGATGTTTAATGCTGCAGTCTTTGCAGTGAAAACGTGTGATAGAAGAAACGGTTGCAGTAATTCCCAACACACGGCATGTTTACAAAAAAAGCTCTTGGATTACTTCAATGCAGATAATGACAATAATATCCCAAATAAAATGGGCCAAGCCAG CCGGTTTTTAAAAGCAGATATCAAG GTGTTTATACAGAGCAACTCACACACCAAATTTACCCCTCGTGCCATTGCTAGGATAATGCATGGTATAGCAAGTCCATCGTTTCCTTCTTCAACTTGGTCTAAAACTCATTTCTG ggGGAGATATATTGAAACAAACTTTAATGTTATAATGGAAGCGGCAAAAGCACAACTGATTGATGCTGCAGGAAAATCTGCCGTTTAA
- the LOC111906265 gene encoding uncharacterized protein LOC111906265 isoform X2, which yields MPPSPAMRCSPGREPRADNHKRGRSLESGVPLKQRDDDLALFNEVQNRERDNFLLQGDDDFEDIFANKLRHFSDYKLGINIPARGESSDLLHAEDEKNDYEWLITPPDTPLFPSLDDEAPQVNLTQRGRTRTQPISISRSPTMEKGRRSSRGSASPNRVSLSPRSHNSTYEGRHRASSAASASPPATLRHNTPPAHSHRSPPPSRKPVPRASTPPPPRRLSTGSTNGTTTTTKGIRGNSASPKVKAWQSSIPGFSTEVPPNLRTSLADRPASYVRGSSPASRSSRQSMSPTASRSIGSSHSHERDRFSSHSKGSVGSSAEDDMESLSSVLVVVGRPNSRRVGVGGFQNNKASPSKKPIRTISSSSAPKRSFDLALRQMDHRKGQNMFRPLLSSVPSSTFHAGIATSPYHPVISRNSSVTTSSNASSGVAISGAHDHDHDHDPDHEASQDDATSGYVKVQDDDDHDVDVDDEVFMIEKDDGNDSFLDNSRNILDRDPAATLTIIDDVSDISTQKEMLICSKCGCGYSPPIGQVENDTNLCENCMESNSSLTIIDPVVVSGPEPELTTIEPQMDVVESLQAMANDLVKDSQSEGNQVNVGSVDFSNSKVESLEGAGISILLKRSSSIKGGAVVRNTNFSASSISYDDFSYVRGDTTNSMRSVSATSSVDFGQGQSRQLDTRFQRQSSITKSEIEHSKHQRSGSSLSGTSSHVFHPSSLGTSTLDSSGKDVQENNEVENENVDSGESLLTNTLKDEEESVGFQKAEDLGADDTALDSCNDDADVAEAPLDVILEGELDSPSKCDVSQNSIEELPEDVALSAEDFGTSNHTTNVIVLIEEEGGPKGRSLTLEEATDTILFCSSIVHNLAHNAATIAIDNQDPSSDNNNSSWPLIPATPTPTPTRKSHLNEPDSHTRNTTKRSSKSQKSRHKKDTETDPTKSPNTTEGKIDQQQKTRIVGVRDNGESKKPPLLESKCNCTIM from the exons ATGCCTCCTTCACCAGCAATGAGATGTTCTCCTGGTAGAGAACCAAGAGCTGATAATCACAAGAGAGGACGCAGTCTTGAAAGCGGAGTACCTTTGAAACAGAGAGACGATGATCTTGCTTTGTTTAATGAGGTGCAAAACAGAGAAAGAGATAACTTCTTGCTTCAGGGAGATGATGATTTTGAAGACATTTTCG CCAATAAGTTGCGCCATTTTTCAGATTACAAACTTGGGATAAACATTCCTGCTAGAGGAGAAAGCAGTGACCTCCTCCATGCAGAAGATGAGAAGAATGATTATGAATG GTTAATAACACCTCCCGACACACCTTTGTTTCCCTCATTGGACGATGAAGCACCACAAGTTAATCTTACCCAAAGGGGTAGAACTCGAACTCAACCAATATCAATCTCCAGATCACCAACA ATGGAGAAAGGGCGTAGAAGTAGTAGAGGAAGTGCAAGCCCAAATCGCGTGAGCCTATCACCTCGATCTCATAACAGCACATATGAAGGTAGACATCGAGCATCTTCAGCAGCCAGTGCTAGTCCACCTGCTACTTTAAGGCATAATACCCCTCCAGCTCATAGCCATAGATCACCTCCACCATCTCGAAAACCGGTCCCACGGGCTTCCACACCCCCTCCTCCACGAAGATTAAGCACAGGTTCTACTAATGGCACCACAACGACTACAAAGGGTATAAGAGGAAATTCAGCTTCACCAAAAGTAAAGGCATGGCAATCCAGCATTCCTGGTTTTTCCACTGAGGTCCCACCGAATCTAAGAACCTCATTGGCTGATCGACCGGCTTCGTATGTACGTGGGTCCTCACCGGCTTCTAGAAGTAGCAGACAATCGATGTCGCCTACTGCTTCTAGAAGCATTGGGTCCTCCCATAGTCATGAAAGAGATAGGTTTAGCTCACATAGTAAAGGTTCGGTTGGGTCTTCTGCTGAGGATGACATGGAATCGCTTTCATCTGTTCTTGTAGTTGTTGGACGCCCAAATTCTAGAAGAGTTGGTGTCGGTGGGTTTCAGAATAATAAAGCTTCACCTTCCAAAAAGCCGATTAGAACAATTTCTTCTAGTTCAGCTCCCAAGAGATCCTTCGACCTTGCACTAAGACAAATG GATCATAGAAAAGGACAAAATATGTTCAGACCCCTTCTCTCGAGTGTCCCAAGTTCAACTTTTCATGCTGGAATTGCAACTTCCCCTTATCATCCTGTGATATCTAGGAACTCCTCTGTCACAACTAGTAGTAATGCAAGTTCTGGGGTGGCAATAAGTGGTGCACATGATCATGATCATGATCATGATCCCGATCATGAGGCTAGCCAGGATGATGCTACTAGTGGATATGTCAAGGTGCAAGATGATGATGATCatgatgttgatgttgatgatgaaGTGTTTATGATCGAGAAAGATGATGGAAATGATTCATTTTTGGACAATTCAAGAAATATCCTAGATCGTGATCCTGCTGCAACTCTAACAATAATTGATGATGTCTCAGATATCAGTACACAAAAGGAGATGTTAATTTGTTCAAAATGTGGTTGTGGGTACTCTCCTCCTATTGGACAAGTAGAAAACGACACAAATCTTTGTGAAAATTGCATGGAATCGAATTCATCTTTGACCATCATTGACCCAGTAGTGGTTTCAGGTCCTGAACCCGAGTTGACTACAATCGAACCTCAAATGGATGTGGTGGAATCTCTACAAGCTATGGCTAATGATTTAGTCAAAGACAGTCAAAGTGAAGGGAACCAAGTCAATGTTGGCAGTGTTGACTTTTCAAATTCAAAGGTTGAATCTTTAGAAGGTGCTGGTATTTCGATACTGTTGAAAAGGTCAAGTAGTATAAAGGGTGGCGCGGTAGTCCGGAACACAAACTTTTCAGCAAGTAGCATTTCGTATGATGATTTTTCTTATGTTAGAGGAGACACTACAAATAGCATGAGAAGTGTATCTGCCACATCGTCTGTTGACTTTGGTCAGGGTCAAAGTAGACAATTGGATACCCGTTTTCAACGTCAATCAAGCATCACCAAATCTGAAATCGAACACTCAAAGCATCAGAGAAGTGGATCCTCATTGTCTGGAACTTCTAGCCATGTTTTCCATCCTTCAAGCCTTGGAACAAGCACACTTGATTCATCTGGGAAAGATGTTCAAGAAAACAATGAAGTGGAAAATGAGAATGTTGATTCTGGGGAGTCTTTATTGACTAATACCTTGAAAGATGAAGAAGAGagtgttggatttcagaaagctGAAGATTTGGGAGCTGATGATACAGCTCTTGATTCTTGTAATGATGACGCCGATGTTGCAGAAGCTCCATTGGATGTGATTTTAGAAGGAGAATTGGATTCTCCTTCAAAATGTGATGTTTCACAAAATTCAATAGAAGAATTGCCGGAAGATGTTGCGCTTTCTGCTGAGGACTTTGGGACTTCTAATCACACAACCAACGTTATTG TATTGATTGAAGAGGAAGGAGGACCCAAAGGAAGAAGCTTGACACTAGAAGAAGCAACAGACACGATACTGTTTTGCAGCTCAATAGTCCACAACCTGGCCCACAATGCTGCAACCATAGCCATAGACAACCAAGACCCATCATCAGACAACAACAACTCTTCTTGGCCACTCATTCCAGCCACACCCACACCCACACCCACACGCAAATCCCATCTCAATGAACCCGACTCTCATACACGCAACACAACCAAACGctcatcaaaatcccaaaaatccAGACACAAAAAGGACACAGAAACCGACCCCACAAAATCCCCCAACACCACTGAAGGTAAAATCGATCAGCAGCAGAAAACCCGTATTGTTGGGGTTCGGGACAATGGGGAGAGTAAAAAACCTCCGTTGCTGGAATCTAAATGCAACTGCACAATAATGTGA
- the LOC111906265 gene encoding uncharacterized protein LOC111906265 isoform X1 yields MPPSPAMRCSPGREPRADNHKRGRSLESGVPLKQRDDDLALFNEVQNRERDNFLLQGDDDFEDIFANKLRHFSDYKLGINIPARGESSDLLHAEDEKNDYEWLITPPDTPLFPSLDDEAPQVNLTQRGRTRTQPISISRSPTMEKGRRSSRGSASPNRVSLSPRSHNSTYEGRHRASSAASASPPATLRHNTPPAHSHRSPPPSRKPVPRASTPPPPRRLSTGSTNGTTTTTKGIRGNSASPKVKAWQSSIPGFSTEVPPNLRTSLADRPASYVRGSSPASRSSRQSMSPTASRSIGSSHSHERDRFSSHSKGSVGSSAEDDMESLSSVLVVVGRPNSRRVGVGGFQNNKASPSKKPIRTISSSSAPKRSFDLALRQMDHRKGQNMFRPLLSSVPSSTFHAGIATSPYHPVISRNSSVTTSSNASSGVAISGAHDHDHDHDPDHEASQDDATSGYVKVQDDDDHDVDVDDEVFMIEKDDGNDSFLDNSRNILDRDPAATLTIIDDVSDISTQKEMLICSKCGCGYSPPIGQVENDTNLCENCMESNSSLTIIDPVVVSGPEPELTTIEPQMDVVESLQAMANDLVKDSQSEGNQVNVGSVDFSNSKVESLEGAGISILLKRSSSIKGGAVVRNTNFSASSISYDDFSYVRGDTTNSMRSVSATSSVDFGQGQSRQLDTRFQRQSSITKSEIEHSKHQRSGSSLSGTSSHVFHPSSLGTSTLDSSGKDVQENNEVENENVDSGESLLTNTLKDEEESVGFQKAEDLGADDTALDSCNDDADVAEAPLDVILEGELDSPSKCDVSQNSIEELPEDVALSAEDFGTSNHTTNVIGESIVLIEEEGGPKGRSLTLEEATDTILFCSSIVHNLAHNAATIAIDNQDPSSDNNNSSWPLIPATPTPTPTRKSHLNEPDSHTRNTTKRSSKSQKSRHKKDTETDPTKSPNTTEGKIDQQQKTRIVGVRDNGESKKPPLLESKCNCTIM; encoded by the exons ATGCCTCCTTCACCAGCAATGAGATGTTCTCCTGGTAGAGAACCAAGAGCTGATAATCACAAGAGAGGACGCAGTCTTGAAAGCGGAGTACCTTTGAAACAGAGAGACGATGATCTTGCTTTGTTTAATGAGGTGCAAAACAGAGAAAGAGATAACTTCTTGCTTCAGGGAGATGATGATTTTGAAGACATTTTCG CCAATAAGTTGCGCCATTTTTCAGATTACAAACTTGGGATAAACATTCCTGCTAGAGGAGAAAGCAGTGACCTCCTCCATGCAGAAGATGAGAAGAATGATTATGAATG GTTAATAACACCTCCCGACACACCTTTGTTTCCCTCATTGGACGATGAAGCACCACAAGTTAATCTTACCCAAAGGGGTAGAACTCGAACTCAACCAATATCAATCTCCAGATCACCAACA ATGGAGAAAGGGCGTAGAAGTAGTAGAGGAAGTGCAAGCCCAAATCGCGTGAGCCTATCACCTCGATCTCATAACAGCACATATGAAGGTAGACATCGAGCATCTTCAGCAGCCAGTGCTAGTCCACCTGCTACTTTAAGGCATAATACCCCTCCAGCTCATAGCCATAGATCACCTCCACCATCTCGAAAACCGGTCCCACGGGCTTCCACACCCCCTCCTCCACGAAGATTAAGCACAGGTTCTACTAATGGCACCACAACGACTACAAAGGGTATAAGAGGAAATTCAGCTTCACCAAAAGTAAAGGCATGGCAATCCAGCATTCCTGGTTTTTCCACTGAGGTCCCACCGAATCTAAGAACCTCATTGGCTGATCGACCGGCTTCGTATGTACGTGGGTCCTCACCGGCTTCTAGAAGTAGCAGACAATCGATGTCGCCTACTGCTTCTAGAAGCATTGGGTCCTCCCATAGTCATGAAAGAGATAGGTTTAGCTCACATAGTAAAGGTTCGGTTGGGTCTTCTGCTGAGGATGACATGGAATCGCTTTCATCTGTTCTTGTAGTTGTTGGACGCCCAAATTCTAGAAGAGTTGGTGTCGGTGGGTTTCAGAATAATAAAGCTTCACCTTCCAAAAAGCCGATTAGAACAATTTCTTCTAGTTCAGCTCCCAAGAGATCCTTCGACCTTGCACTAAGACAAATG GATCATAGAAAAGGACAAAATATGTTCAGACCCCTTCTCTCGAGTGTCCCAAGTTCAACTTTTCATGCTGGAATTGCAACTTCCCCTTATCATCCTGTGATATCTAGGAACTCCTCTGTCACAACTAGTAGTAATGCAAGTTCTGGGGTGGCAATAAGTGGTGCACATGATCATGATCATGATCATGATCCCGATCATGAGGCTAGCCAGGATGATGCTACTAGTGGATATGTCAAGGTGCAAGATGATGATGATCatgatgttgatgttgatgatgaaGTGTTTATGATCGAGAAAGATGATGGAAATGATTCATTTTTGGACAATTCAAGAAATATCCTAGATCGTGATCCTGCTGCAACTCTAACAATAATTGATGATGTCTCAGATATCAGTACACAAAAGGAGATGTTAATTTGTTCAAAATGTGGTTGTGGGTACTCTCCTCCTATTGGACAAGTAGAAAACGACACAAATCTTTGTGAAAATTGCATGGAATCGAATTCATCTTTGACCATCATTGACCCAGTAGTGGTTTCAGGTCCTGAACCCGAGTTGACTACAATCGAACCTCAAATGGATGTGGTGGAATCTCTACAAGCTATGGCTAATGATTTAGTCAAAGACAGTCAAAGTGAAGGGAACCAAGTCAATGTTGGCAGTGTTGACTTTTCAAATTCAAAGGTTGAATCTTTAGAAGGTGCTGGTATTTCGATACTGTTGAAAAGGTCAAGTAGTATAAAGGGTGGCGCGGTAGTCCGGAACACAAACTTTTCAGCAAGTAGCATTTCGTATGATGATTTTTCTTATGTTAGAGGAGACACTACAAATAGCATGAGAAGTGTATCTGCCACATCGTCTGTTGACTTTGGTCAGGGTCAAAGTAGACAATTGGATACCCGTTTTCAACGTCAATCAAGCATCACCAAATCTGAAATCGAACACTCAAAGCATCAGAGAAGTGGATCCTCATTGTCTGGAACTTCTAGCCATGTTTTCCATCCTTCAAGCCTTGGAACAAGCACACTTGATTCATCTGGGAAAGATGTTCAAGAAAACAATGAAGTGGAAAATGAGAATGTTGATTCTGGGGAGTCTTTATTGACTAATACCTTGAAAGATGAAGAAGAGagtgttggatttcagaaagctGAAGATTTGGGAGCTGATGATACAGCTCTTGATTCTTGTAATGATGACGCCGATGTTGCAGAAGCTCCATTGGATGTGATTTTAGAAGGAGAATTGGATTCTCCTTCAAAATGTGATGTTTCACAAAATTCAATAGAAGAATTGCCGGAAGATGTTGCGCTTTCTGCTGAGGACTTTGGGACTTCTAATCACACAACCAACGTTATTG GGGAATCCATAGTATTGATTGAAGAGGAAGGAGGACCCAAAGGAAGAAGCTTGACACTAGAAGAAGCAACAGACACGATACTGTTTTGCAGCTCAATAGTCCACAACCTGGCCCACAATGCTGCAACCATAGCCATAGACAACCAAGACCCATCATCAGACAACAACAACTCTTCTTGGCCACTCATTCCAGCCACACCCACACCCACACCCACACGCAAATCCCATCTCAATGAACCCGACTCTCATACACGCAACACAACCAAACGctcatcaaaatcccaaaaatccAGACACAAAAAGGACACAGAAACCGACCCCACAAAATCCCCCAACACCACTGAAGGTAAAATCGATCAGCAGCAGAAAACCCGTATTGTTGGGGTTCGGGACAATGGGGAGAGTAAAAAACCTCCGTTGCTGGAATCTAAATGCAACTGCACAATAATGTGA